The proteins below come from a single Drosophila miranda strain MSH22 chromosome Y unlocalized genomic scaffold, D.miranda_PacBio2.1 Contig_Y1_pilon, whole genome shotgun sequence genomic window:
- the LOC117190380 gene encoding uncharacterized protein LOC117190380 gives MARKGILGVRRRPAQGNHGPRPANHKQGTTPRPRKQNRATSRSMDHQQENPNGPIPDTSWDDGWHARLQEWDAQEEAAAPERGENPDWQPLDHAPMKWLSPVPTDHNAPNPEPTSCTAREAEPGNPSQPKEDSDLSLGLEEAEAAGLLTAFEEMPELNALQEEQEWPIAPVAWRVSTPDRHPAKPAGRRQRSGKRGASRAQPDPQPRTPPRPTLPRMHQRKFGAHFTAPHPEVGRECEGISLHNTDHDTMP, from the coding sequence ATGGCACGGAAGGGCATCCTAGGGGTGCGTCGCCGCCCAGCTCAAGGCAACCACGGTCCACGACCAGCCAATCACAAGCAAGGCACCACTCCCCGACCCCGCAAGCAGAACCGGGCAACATCACGCAGCATGGACCATCAACAGGAGAACCCAAACGGCCCGATCCCGGACACCAGCTGGGACGACGGGTGGCACGCCAGACTGCAGGAGTGGGACGcgcaggaggaggcggcaGCCCCGGAAAGAGGGGAGAATCCCGATTGGCAGCCGCTGGACCACGCACCAATGAAGTGGCTATCGCCAGTTCCCACCGACCACAACGCCCCGAACCCGGAACCGACGAGCTGCACGGCCCGAGAGGCCGAACCAGGAAACCCGAGCCAACCAAAGGAGGACAGCGACCTGTCATTGGGCTtggaagaggcagaggcggcCGGACTGCTCACAGCGTTCGAGGAGATGCCCGAGCTAAACGCgctgcaggaggagcaggaatGGCCAATCGCCCCAGTCGCCTGGCGGGTAAGCACGCCTGACCGCCATCCCGCAAAGCCTGCTGGAAGGCGCCAGCGCTCAGGCAAACGCGGCGCGTCACGGGCGCAGCCGGATCCGCAGCCTAGAACACCACCACGGCCAACGCTTCCACGTATGCATCAGCGGAAATTTGGTGCGCATTTCACCGCGCCCCACCCCGAAGTAGGAAGGGAGTGTGAAGGCATAAGCCTCCACAACACTGACCACGACACCATGCCCTGA